GATGGCTTTAAATCACTTTCAACATCTGTTAAATCTGCATTGATTACTAGCACACAAATTGGTGGTGCTGAAAATCAAACTAATAAAATGGCATTAAATGTTGGTGATGTTAAGTTTGCTAAATTAACAGACATCAACAAACCAACTGCATTACAAACTCAAGAATCACAACCTGCTGTTGAAACTAGAAGTTCTTCAAGATTACTTGAAGATGATCAAGCTAGCAGCATAATGACTAATGGTTTTCAATCTGCTTTTGCTGAAACATTTAAAGAAGGTGGAGTTAATAAAACTGCTGCTGATAAGATTAAAGAATCTGAATCTAGCTTCAATGCTGATGACTTATATTTAACTGGATCAGCAACAATTGATAGCTTATGACAAAATGATGATAAATCTGTAAGCTTTTATTTAACTTCTAAAGAAGCAAATAATCCATTGAAATTAAAATCTAAATCTTCAGAAGATCTAGAAGTAATCATTCCAGGTATTGTTGTTAAAAACATTATTCCTGATGATGTAGAAATTTCTATTAGTAAAGTTGATGTTGAAAACGTAAAATTCAACCCACAAAACCAATCAAACCTAGAAGCATATAATCAAATTATTGCTAAACAAGAAGGTGATGGTGATAAATATAAAGTAGTGGATAATCAATTATTTGCAACTGTAAATAATAAAGATTACAAAATCAACCCAATTCACATTCCTTATATTCCTCAAAAGAGCAATCACAAAATCTTATTTAAAGCTAGATACATCTTTGATGGCAAAGTTGTTAATAATGATTTCTGAACAGCAAAAATTGCTTTCAAGAAAATCACTCAAAACAGCAACTTATATTCATCAGCAGTTCAAATCAGTGAATTATCTGATGAAAAAAATAAACTTACTTACTTCAATAGCTTAACTGATGAAAATCCATCAGGTCAAGATGTTTCAGATAGATTCTTCTGAATGGGTGCACCAAACAGTGTAACTGAAACAAATATGTATACTGAAAATAAAGAAATTGAAGGTCAAGAAAACTCAGATTCTGGTAATGGTGTAGCTCAAATGGTTAACTGAAAAGAAAATTCTAATTCAGATAACTCACAGGAATTATTAGACTCAAACAAAGATATTGGAAGTAACTATATCTTATACACAAGAGTTAAATACACTAAAGCTAGTGAACAATATGGTTATAGTTGATCTAACCAAGTAACTTTATTACACATAGATACACCTGATCCTGAAGGTGCTGAGGAATAAATAAAACAGGTTAATAATCTAAACATATTCAACTATCATTCAGATAGATTTGAATATGTTTTTTTATGCTTATGAGCGTATAAAAATACATATTATTTTAGATAAGAAAATAATATGGATAAAATCATTAATTTAGTTGTTTTTTACGATTATTTTGATAATTCTTCTTATTTTATGTAAGGCTTTTAATTATTAATTAAAACGATTTTTAATAACTTAATTAATGCGTTATTTTAGTTAGAAATATCAACTACTTTAAAGCTATAAAAAAGAACAATCATTTTTAGAAGTTCGATTAATAACATAAAGATATAGAGCAAAAAAATATCAGGCATTAAATGCCTGATATTTTTAATTAAGAAGAAATTTTACTTCCTTTTTTAGGTTCACCAATTGCATTAAATCTGTTATCTATTTCAAAGATATTAGGTTTTTCTGTTTCTGCTGCTTTTTTACCCAATTTTTTAACTGAAACACCTTGAGCAACTTGTGATGAAGATAATGAACCAATTAATTTATCATCTTCAACATAAATGCCTTGTCTGAATGAACCACCCTTAATTGCATATTTAATAAATGTTTGTAAGTCTCTTAAACCACTTTGACTTAATTTAGCTTCTTGTATAGTTCCTTTAATAATTAAAGTTGGAGGTTGATCACCTGATTTACCAAAGTTAATAAATTTACCACGTTCTGGTTGATAACTCATTGCCTTAGTTCATTGTGAGTTATTAAATTCTGATAAATCATAAACAACTCTAGATCCTGATTCATCTTTTGTAATTAAATCAGTAGATAATCTTACAACTTGTAATTCAGCATCTCGTAAGTTTAGACCTTTGAATGAACGAATAATTGGGGCATTACTAAAGTCTCAAACAACTGGTTTACCACCTTTACCTTGGTGGTTACCTTGGAAGATTCTTTCTGTTCTTCTATTGAACGCAATATCAATACCTTCTTGAACACGTTTATAGTCATCATTACGGTCAAATCTAAGAGCTGAGAAGATTGGTGTTGATGCTACTTTTGTTCCAGGAGCAAAATCACGAACATTGTAAGCATCAAGTGATGGTATAAAGTTAATGTGTTTGATTGCTAAAGGATTAATTCCTCATAGACCACCAACAACACTGTTACCACCAGCTGATGTATAAATATTTAATTCTTTAATATGTTTATCTTCTAGACCTAATAAAGAGCGAGTGTCGGCATTATCAATAAATAATGTTAATGATTTAACATTTGTAGGTAAACTCTTTAAGATGTCATAAACATCTCTTGTCGTATTTTTACCAATATTTTCTAATACAACACCAACATCATCTGATGTTTTAGCTGCTTTTTTAACAAATTCAATAAACTTGTCATAACCACTAGTATTAATTACATCTAATACGAAGTAGTTAACTGGTTTTCTGTCTTTGTATAGTGGTAATGAAGGATCTTCTGGTGTGTATTGGCGAACTGTAATACCATCATCAGCAGTAATGCCGTATTCTTTATTACCAATAAATTCTTTGGTAACATCAGTCTTCTTCCAACCCTTAAAGTTTCCTTTAAGAATTTCTTCAGGCGACTTGTTAGCATGATAATCACTTGTTGATAACAAGCGTTTTTCATTAGACTTCTTGTAGTATTGATAGTAAGGGTTTTCATCATCACTTTGGAACCCTCAAGTGATTGTTGTATTTGGTGGATCTAGTTTTAAATAACGGTTTGTTTTAGCTGAATCAATAATGTCTTGTTCAGTAATTCTATTTAAATCATTAATTAATTCTTCAATTGGATATTTAGTTCTTCCGTCTTCGTTACGTTCTTTAAATAAGAATTCTCAATAATCATTAAAGTGTTCAGGGTTTTTATAACCTGTCAGTTTTAAAAGAACTTGTTTATTAGCTTCAGTATTTAAGCTTTGAATGTTTCCACCCTTAAAGATGTTTTTTAATGTATTTAGTTTGCTTCTAGAAGCTGAAATAACTGCAGAAAGCTTATCCCCACTAATTGTTTGAGCATTTGGATCATAAGGTAAAACTGGAGTATCAGCATCTAATCCATAATCAGATGATTGATAAACAACTGTTTCAGGTGCTACTTCTGGAGACAATTCAATAGTTGGATCTAATGGTGGTAGATCTGGTTCAAATTGTGGTCTTGGTTCTTCTTGGTTAGGTTGTTCTGGACGATCTACAACTGGTCTGAAGTCTGGTTTTGGTTGTTTAGGGATATTTTCAGTATTAAAATCACGGTTAGAATCATACTGGCTACCAGTGTTTTCTAACTGTTTTAATTCAATATTTTTATCACTTCGATTAACAAGACTGGCTTGTTCTGAACCAATTCTTTGGGAATAAATAACTCCAGTTGTAACAACACCACCAGCTGCAATAGCTGATGTGCTAAGTGAAATTATTTTTATAAGCTTTCTTTTTTTAGAACTTAACATTATTAATATTAATGATTAAACATCAAAAGCTCATTAAATAACACAAATCTATTTTTAATATCTATTATTAAACCTTATTATAACTTAATATTTTGATTAAAACAATTGATTAGGACTTCTTGATAGCTTTACCAATTGAGTTTAAGTTAGGATCTTTTTTGAAAATATTACTTTCGTATTTATTAAGTTTATCTTCTGGTAACACAGTCACATTTACTGTATTTCTTTCAGAAGCTGCTGCTTCTCTAATCTTCTTAGCTATAAATTCAGAAGAAACATAAATTGTTCTGAATGCTGCACCATTTGTTGTGTATTTAACAAATGTTAATAGATCTTGTAATGATCCAGCTTCTAAGGTGTTTTCTGCACCTTTAAGGATTAATATTTGTGGAGCAGCATCATGTTCACGATCACGGCCAAAATAAATATAACGTTTTTGGTAAGATGGTTGATATTGCATTGCAGCTGTTCATTGTGAGTGATTAAATTCACTTAAATCATAAACAACAGCTGAGTTACCATCGATGCTACTAATTAAATCCTTAGATAAGATTACTTCTCTTAATTCTGCATTTTTAACATCTAGGTTTTGTAAGCTTCTAATAATTGGAGCATCAGCAAAGTCTCACTTAACTGGTTTAGCACCTTCACCTTGATGAGTTCCTTGGAAGATTCTTTCATCTCTTCTAGCAAACGCAACATCTAAACCTTCTTGAACACGTTTGTAATCATCATTACGGTCAAATTTTAAAGCCGTAAAGATTGGTGTTGAAGCTACTTTTGTTCCAGCAGCATAACTTGAACTTACATTATATCCAGTAGCTAATGAAGGGATAAAGTTAGTGCGTTTGAATGCTAATGGGTTAATTGATCAACCTTCAGATATTGCATTTCCAGTTGTATAGATATTAAGTTCTCTTAGATTTCTATCTTCTAAAGCTAATAATGATGTTGTGTTTCCATTTTCAATGAAAACAGTTAATGTTTTAACATTCTTAGGTAATGACTTAATAATGTCATAAACATCACGGTCTTGGTGTTTCTTACCAATGTTTTTTAAAACAACACCCATTTCTTTGTTTTCATCTTCTGCAGCAACTTTTTTGATGAAATCAATGAATTTCTCATAACCTGTTGTTGTATCAACATCTAATACAAAGACATTTAGATCACTCTTACCTTTGTAGTAAGGATCGTTCTTATCTGTTGGGGTATAGCTTCTTACAGTAATACCATCACTAGCATTAATTCCGTATTTAGAACCAAAATATTTTGCACTGGTATCTGTCTTAGTTCAACCTTGGAAATCACCCTTTAAAATATCATCTGGGCTGTCGTAGTTAGTTCTATTACTTGTTCCCAATACACGGTGAGAGTTTACTTTCTTGTAGTAATTCATAATTGGGTTCTTGCTATCATCTTCATAACCAAATGTTACTGTTGTATTATCTGGAGCATCTAGTTTTAGAATTCTACCAGTATACGCTTCACTCTTTAACATTCGATTAGCCACTTGAATAGAAGTTAATAAATCTTCGTAAGCATGAGCAGTTCTTCCATACAAATTACGTTCTTTGAATAAATCTTCATATCAAACATTGAAGATTTCAGCAGTCCCTTTGTAATTAAGAAGTTTTCTTAGTGCTTCACGATTGGCATCTGACTTACCAGCTTTAATATTAGATTCAATTCCTTCAATTCTCTTCTTAGAACGATTATATAAAGCTGTAGCCTCAGCTTCAGACAAAACTGGTTTATCCAAATTATTTGGCATCTTTGGCACTTCTTTATCTAAATTGTAATCTTCATGTTCGTAAGTTACATATTTAATTGCCGTAGTTTTAGCCAAATTATTTGGTTCATCAATTACTAATGGTTCAATCGGTTTTGGAGTTTCTGGTTTTGGTTGTTCAGGAGTAACATTAACTGGTAAATCTTCTTGCTGTTTATCTAATTTATCAGTATTAACATCATTATTAGAATTATAGCGATCTTCTGCCTTCACGCCATTTTCTAATCTTTGTGTATCACTTCTTTGAACTAAAGTTTCATCAGAAGAGCCAATGTTATTGGCATATAAAATTCCTACAGTGGCAGTAGCACCAGCTATAACTGATGTTGTGCTGAGTGCTACTAATTTAATGATTTTTCTTTTTTTAGAACTTAACATCTATTTAAAATGATTAATCACTAAATAACAAATAATATTTAAATATCTTTTTCAAGATTATTTACTAGCTTTTATTATAAGCATTATTTTTAAATATTCAACCTTATAAGTAATAATGATTTTAAAAATAATCTGATTATGCTTATAAATAATCAAAATCTGGTTAACCTGATTTTGATTAAACCAAAGCATACTATGTTGATCAAATCTAGGCCTTTAATTAAACATTCAACAAAAAATACCAATTCATCAAAAATTGGTATTTTTTAACAAACTTTCTTTACATAAATTATCAACCAACAACTAAGCTAATTTAGCATCATTATTATTTCTTATGATCTTAAATAAATCAGTATTTTCTTTTTTAAGATTATTAATTTGATTATTGTAATTAATAAGACTAATCACTCAAGCTAACATAAGCATAAGAATATTAAAAACAACCAAACCCATTAAGATAATAAAAAATGTATTTATTGAAATATCAATTAGTTCCATTCAATGAACAGTTAAATATAACTGTCCAAAGATCATTAATGAAATTATTGAAATGCTAAATACTAAGTAATGAACAATTCAATAAAAATATAATCAGCGATTATATTTGTTAATAATTTTTTGATCTAACAGGTTTTCTAAATACTTAATAAAACCAATAAAGATGTATGAACTAAATTTGATTTCATTATTAAAACTTAATAATGCGTTTGATAGCCCCATATAATCTAAGAAAATTGCGCTAACAAAAACATTCTCGCTATCTTTATTATCTAGATTATTAATTCTTTGTTTTTGATAAGAATTATTAATTAAAAATGTATCTAGTTTATATCTTGATCGTTTACATAAAGAATAAATCAGATTTTGTTTATATTGATTTAGTTCTTTAATGTTAATTAAGGATTGATCAACAGAAGCATAAATGGAATTTTTAATAATCAAATGCTTAACTAAATAAATTAAAGTTATTGATATGATTAAGAATCCATAAAATCAAAAAGTAGCTCAGATGATGATTAATAAATAAAATGTAGAAATGTTTTCAAAATCAAATTCTTTACCTGATAAAACTGCACCAAGTATAATCCAAATTACATAACCAAATGACATAACGATAACTGGTGCTAATGAATATTTCTTAAATATTTCTTTAAGATGTTTAGCATTAATTAATCCGCTTCATGCTTTGCAAACATCATAAAACAGCAAAGTATTTAAATAAGGGATAAGAACAAAAATCCATGGGATTTTTGTTTGTTTAAATTTATATACAAATCAACTATCTTTAGATTGGTTCATGTTTGAATTTTAAAACATTGTTTTTAATGTTTAAAAACAAATTTAAGGATAATGATCTTATTTGTTAAAAATAAAAGATGCTTAATTATTTAGTTTGTTATATTGGTTTTGGATTTGTCTAAACTCTTTGTGTTTTTTATTTGCTTGAGTTCAATCAAAAATAATTAAGTGGTTAAATGATTCTGGATTGTTGATATTTAAGATCTTAGAGAACTTGGTAATTGGATAAAATTTCTTAAGATTGTTATCAATAATATTAATTCCCAAAGAATTAGATGATTGGTTGTAAAAATTCTTATCTTTATAACTTTGTTTAACAACAAAGTATTGTGGATGATCAATGATTTTTTTAAGTTGGTTGTAAATATCTTCACGTTTTAATTGATCATCAAATGATCAGATCACAAACTTATTGTCTTCAAAATAATTACTTAATAAACTCTTAAGGATTCAATCGTTTGTTTGTCGTCATTGAACAAATAAGAAGGTATTGAAATAATCATCAGTTAAGTATTTATATAAGCTTAAATCAACCTTATCATGTTGGTTGTTGATTAGTAATGCTTCAAATAATTGTTTGATGATGTCAAATGAACCAAAGTCAAATTGATCTTCTTTAATTAGATCAATAATACGACGAATTGATAAGGTAATTGATCGTTCTAAACCAACGCTTTTGTGGTTGTAATAAACCGACTTATACATGTGATAACGACCAATTAATAAGCTTTCAATTGTTGTGATTGCTTTCTTTTCATACCCAACTTGTTTAGACTTGGGATCATAAACAATTCAACGATCTAATAGTTTAGAATCAATGGTTCCATACGTTGCGCCTGTGTGGTAAGAATCACGCATCAAATAATCAATGCGGTCAGCGTCAAGTTCTGATGAAATTAGTTGTTGCATCCACACTGGTCGTTTTTTAAGTGAAGAATTTTTCTTATCAATTAATGCAGCAACGTCATGTGGATCAACATTATTTTCTTTTAAGATGTTGTAGATTTCACCATGTTTATTAAGGATCAATCTGGCAGTCATTTCTTCATGGTTAAAACGTTCTTGATCATCATCAAGACACTTGTTCATGTAGAATTCAAAACCATGAGAATGCGGTCCGTGACCTAGATCGTGCAACAACCCAGCACACATTAAAGTTTGTTTGTCATAGTCACTAACTTTTTTAAAAGTTGGGTTACTTAACATTCTTCTTAATAACTCATAAACACCCAAACAGTGCGAGTATCTTGTGTGCGAAGCCCCAGGAAAAAGGTTACTAGATAACCCTAGTTGTTGTAATCGTTTTAAACGCAAAAACTCAGTTGTTTTTGTCAGTTCATACATCCATGCTGTTTCATTGTTAAAAACAATTTCATTATGGATTGGATCTTTAATATAAAAAGGACGATTAGTTTTATTTTGCATCACTTAAATATTTGATGGCATCATCAAGGTTCTTGATGATGTTTTGTTTACTATATAAAGCAATTACTTTATTTAGTTCTGGACCGTGTTGTTTGTTTGATATCACCATTCTTAATGGCATATATAAATTCTTACCAGTTAATGGTTTATCCAAATTAACATCTTCTAATGTTGTTTGTTTTGATAACCAACTAATAATATCTTTAATAGCATGTTCATCAATTTCATTTAAAGCTAAAATTTTAGCTTTAAATGCTGATAGTAATGTTTTGAAATGAACATTAGATTTTAAGAAAGTTAATTCTTCTTGATTTAGGTTTTTTAAATCAACAGTGGGAACAAAACTTTCTTTAATTAAATCATTAATTTGATATCCATACTGCAGTTGTTTTTTAAACATCAAACAGATTTCATTAATGTGGTTTTTGATTTCAGAATATTCGTTTAAATCAACGTATGGTTTGATGAAGGCTAAGTATAAAACATCATCCATATTTTTGATGTATTCTGAAGATATTCAGTTTAGTTTTTTAATGTCAAAAAATGACGGTGCAGCACTTAGGTTTTTGATTGTAAACGCTTTAATTAAACTTGGTAAATCTAAGACTTCAACATTATCTGGATGTGATCATCCTAATAAAGCAATAAAGTTTACCAATGCTTCTGGTAAATAACCTTTTTTTCTAAAACCTTCAACGAATTGTTCAACAGCTAGATTACGCTTAGATAACTTCTTACCTGTTTCATCAACAATAATTGATAAGTGACCATAAACAAATTCATCATTAAAACCTAATGCTTCTTTGATGGCTAATTGGTATGGTGTATTTGATATGTGCTCTTCTCCACGTAAGATGTGTGAAATTTTCATATCATGATCATCGATTACCACGGCAAAATTATATGTGGCAATCCCGTTAGATTTTAAGATCACGGGATCACTCATTGAACTGGTATTAAAAATTAAATCACCACGGATTAAATCAGTTCAAGAATATTCTTTATTATCTTTTAGAGCTAAACGAATGGTAAATGGAATATTGGCATCCATTTTTTGTTTAATTTCATATTCAGATAATCTAAAGCATTTTCTTGAATAAACAGGTGTCTTGTGTTGTTTTAATAAATCTTCACGGTTTTTTTGTAATTCTTCTGAAGTGCAAAAACAACGGTATGCTTTTTTTTGTTCTAAAAGTTCATAAGCATATTTTTTATATACTTCAAACTTTTCAGACTGACGATACGGACCGCTTTGAGTGGGATTTCATATTGATTCGTCTGCAAAAATATTTAGTCACTTTAAATTATAAAGTTGGTTTTCAGCACCGTCTTCAACGTTTCTTTCAACGTCGGTATCTTCAATTCTAACAATAAATTCACCATTGTGATGCTTGGCAAATAAATAATTAAATAATGCTGTTCTAGCACCACCAATGTGGAAATAACCAG
The Mycoplasma sp. E35C DNA segment above includes these coding regions:
- a CDS encoding putative immunoglobulin-blocking virulence protein, which translates into the protein MLSSKKRKLIKIISLSTSAIAAGGVVTTGVIYSQRIGSEQASLVNRSDKNIELKQLENTGSQYDSNRDFNTENIPKQPKPDFRPVVDRPEQPNQEEPRPQFEPDLPPLDPTIELSPEVAPETVVYQSSDYGLDADTPVLPYDPNAQTISGDKLSAVISASRSKLNTLKNIFKGGNIQSLNTEANKQVLLKLTGYKNPEHFNDYWEFLFKERNEDGRTKYPIEELINDLNRITEQDIIDSAKTNRYLKLDPPNTTITWGFQSDDENPYYQYYKKSNEKRLLSTSDYHANKSPEEILKGNFKGWKKTDVTKEFIGNKEYGITADDGITVRQYTPEDPSLPLYKDRKPVNYFVLDVINTSGYDKFIEFVKKAAKTSDDVGVVLENIGKNTTRDVYDILKSLPTNVKSLTLFIDNADTRSLLGLEDKHIKELNIYTSAGGNSVVGGLWGINPLAIKHINFIPSLDAYNVRDFAPGTKVASTPIFSALRFDRNDDYKRVQEGIDIAFNRRTERIFQGNHQGKGGKPVVWDFSNAPIIRSFKGLNLRDAELQVVRLSTDLITKDESGSRVVYDLSEFNNSQWTKAMSYQPERGKFINFGKSGDQPPTLIIKGTIQEAKLSQSGLRDLQTFIKYAIKGGSFRQGIYVEDDKLIGSLSSSQVAQGVSVKKLGKKAAETEKPNIFEIDNRFNAIGEPKKGSKISS
- a CDS encoding putative immunoglobulin-blocking virulence protein; this translates as MLSSKKRKIIKLVALSTTSVIAGATATVGILYANNIGSSDETLVQRSDTQRLENGVKAEDRYNSNNDVNTDKLDKQQEDLPVNVTPEQPKPETPKPIEPLVIDEPNNLAKTTAIKYVTYEHEDYNLDKEVPKMPNNLDKPVLSEAEATALYNRSKKRIEGIESNIKAGKSDANREALRKLLNYKGTAEIFNVWYEDLFKERNLYGRTAHAYEDLLTSIQVANRMLKSEAYTGRILKLDAPDNTTVTFGYEDDSKNPIMNYYKKVNSHRVLGTSNRTNYDSPDDILKGDFQGWTKTDTSAKYFGSKYGINASDGITVRSYTPTDKNDPYYKGKSDLNVFVLDVDTTTGYEKFIDFIKKVAAEDENKEMGVVLKNIGKKHQDRDVYDIIKSLPKNVKTLTVFIENGNTTSLLALEDRNLRELNIYTTGNAISEGWSINPLAFKRTNFIPSLATGYNVSSSYAAGTKVASTPIFTALKFDRNDDYKRVQEGLDVAFARRDERIFQGTHQGEGAKPVKWDFADAPIIRSLQNLDVKNAELREVILSKDLISSIDGNSAVVYDLSEFNHSQWTAAMQYQPSYQKRYIYFGRDREHDAAPQILILKGAENTLEAGSLQDLLTFVKYTTNGAAFRTIYVSSEFIAKKIREAAASERNTVNVTVLPEDKLNKYESNIFKKDPNLNSIGKAIKKS
- a CDS encoding HD domain-containing protein: MQNKTNRPFYIKDPIHNEIVFNNETAWMYELTKTTEFLRLKRLQQLGLSSNLFPGASHTRYSHCLGVYELLRRMLSNPTFKKVSDYDKQTLMCAGLLHDLGHGPHSHGFEFYMNKCLDDDQERFNHEEMTARLILNKHGEIYNILKENNVDPHDVAALIDKKNSSLKKRPVWMQQLISSELDADRIDYLMRDSYHTGATYGTIDSKLLDRWIVYDPKSKQVGYEKKAITTIESLLIGRYHMYKSVYYNHKSVGLERSITLSIRRIIDLIKEDQFDFGSFDIIKQLFEALLINNQHDKVDLSLYKYLTDDYFNTFLFVQWRQTNDWILKSLLSNYFEDNKFVIWSFDDQLKREDIYNQLKKIIDHPQYFVVKQSYKDKNFYNQSSNSLGINIIDNNLKKFYPITKFSKILNINNPESFNHLIIFDWTQANKKHKEFRQIQNQYNKLNN
- the gltX gene encoding glutamate--tRNA ligase, with translation MSKIRTRYAPSPTGYFHIGGARTALFNYLFAKHHNGEFIVRIEDTDVERNVEDGAENQLYNLKWLNIFADESIWNPTQSGPYRQSEKFEVYKKYAYELLEQKKAYRCFCTSEELQKNREDLLKQHKTPVYSRKCFRLSEYEIKQKMDANIPFTIRLALKDNKEYSWTDLIRGDLIFNTSSMSDPVILKSNGIATYNFAVVIDDHDMKISHILRGEEHISNTPYQLAIKEALGFNDEFVYGHLSIIVDETGKKLSKRNLAVEQFVEGFRKKGYLPEALVNFIALLGWSHPDNVEVLDLPSLIKAFTIKNLSAAPSFFDIKKLNWISSEYIKNMDDVLYLAFIKPYVDLNEYSEIKNHINEICLMFKKQLQYGYQINDLIKESFVPTVDLKNLNQEELTFLKSNVHFKTLLSAFKAKILALNEIDEHAIKDIISWLSKQTTLEDVNLDKPLTGKNLYMPLRMVISNKQHGPELNKVIALYSKQNIIKNLDDAIKYLSDAK